The Oncorhynchus nerka isolate Pitt River linkage group LG12, Oner_Uvic_2.0, whole genome shotgun sequence genome includes a region encoding these proteins:
- the LOC115123800 gene encoding putative ferric-chelate reductase 1, with translation MDNSSRLMFAVVMVMAYMVMGAQTQNSTVAPNVTMAANVTTTGPNITTNLSTTHSPGVNITINGTMAPNTTMSPMAVVPVVNTTVTALTVNISMTECGKTQLCAAQPENCDPAVAGSCFFVSTQQSSGQTFSFQLRGVSSGYIAVGLSTNSTLDGNATTYVCANNNGNVNFFTALLDKGNLTTNTLPVNSVKGSVNGQTIQCTFSATVPKATATRSIDTSFYLSIFNGSFINGILGRPNVVLLSSKAVDLSNPQNAVTNSLNNISTTTAAPSTTSSHAFGLQHTLSQALLILLGVLGMMML, from the exons ATGGACAATAGCAGCAGACTGATGTTCGCAGTCGTCATGGTAATGGCGTACATGGTGATGGGAGCCCAGACCCAGAACTCCACAGTGGCCCCGAACGTCACTATGGCAGCTAATGTTACTACTACAGGACCCAACATAACAACGAACCTTAGCACAACACATTCCCCGGGCGTCAACATCACAATCAATGGTACCATGGCACCCAACACAACAATGTCTCCGATGGCTGTGGTACCTGTTGTCAACACTACCGTCACAGCTCTCACG GTAAACATCTCAATGACAGAATGTGGAAAGACTCAGCTCTGTGCTGCTCAGCCGGAAAACTGTGATCCGGCCGTGGCTGGTTCCTGTTTCTTCGTCTCCACCCAGCAGTCCTCGGGACAGACTTTCTCCTTCCAGCTACGAGGAGTGTCCAGTGGCTACATCGCTGTAGGCTTGTCCACAAACTCCACACTG gaTGGTAACGCCACCACCTATGTGTGCGCCAACAACAATGGCAACGTGAATTTCTTCACCGCTCTCCTCGACAAAGGAAATCTGACCACCAACACA CTGCCTGTGAACTCTGTGAAGGGCTCAGTCAACGGTCAGACCATCCAGTGCACCTTCTCTGCTACTGTCCCCAAAGCTACGGCCACCCGGAGCATCGACACCAGCTTCTACCTCTCCATCTTCAATGGATCCTTTATTAACG GAATACTGGGTCGTCCAAATGTTGTCCTGCTCAGTAGTAAAGCAGTGGATCTGTCCAACCCCCAAAATGCTGTGACCAACTCTTTGAACAACATCAGCACCACTACTGCTgctccctccaccacctccagccACGCCTTCGGCCTGCAGCACACCCTGTCTCAAG CTCTTCTGATCCTGCTAGGTGTACTAGGTATGATGATGCTGTAA